One window of the Triticum dicoccoides isolate Atlit2015 ecotype Zavitan chromosome 3B, WEW_v2.0, whole genome shotgun sequence genome contains the following:
- the LOC119276372 gene encoding single-stranded DNA-binding protein, mitochondrial-like, producing MAAATSSSLLGRRFLLSRRFVSSPFRPLSSTAPPSSHSAAVSDAEPDPEPPADQGNQYRSQPRPPNTTRTLENGLDHGIYKAIMVGKVGQEPMQKRLRSGKTVVLLSLGTGGIRNNRRPLDNEEPHQYAERSSVQWHRVCIYPDRLGSLALKHVKTGSLLYLEGNIETKVFSDPITGLVRRIREIAVRGNGRLLFLGNDGNGPKIGEVKGVGYF from the exons ATGgcggccgccacctcctcctccctcctcggcCGCCGCTTCCTCCTCTCCCGCCGCTTCGTCTCTTCTCCTTTCCGCCCCTTGTCCTCCACCGCGCCCCCGTCCTCACACTCGGCCGCGGTATCCGATGCCGAGCCGGACCCTGAGCCACCCGCCGATCAGGGTAATCAGTACCGGAGCCAGCCGAGGCCTCCCAACACGACCCGCACCCTCGAGAATGGCCTGGACCACGGCATCTACAAG GCTATAATGGTGGGAAAGGTGGGTCAAGAGCCTATGCAGAAGCGGCTGCGGAGTGGGAAGACCGTCGTGCTGTTATCGCTGGGCACCGGCGGCATCCGCAACAACCGCCGCCCGTTGGACAACGAGGAGCCGCATCAGTACGCGGAACGCAGCTCCGTGCAGTGGCACCGCGTATGCATCTACCCGGACAGGCTGGGTAGCCTCGCGCTGAAGCATGTCAAGACCGG ATCTCTTCTCTATTTGGAAGGAAATATTGAGACAAAGGTGTTCTCCGATCCTATAACTGGGCTCGTTAGACGCATAAGAGAAATAGCTGTTCGAGGAAATG GTCGGCttctgtttcttggtaacgatGGCAATGGCCCCAAGATAGGTGAAGTGAAGGGCGTTGGGTACTTCTGA